In Cyanobacterium stanieri LEGE 03274, the DNA window AACAATACCCAGCGCAAAACCCTTGAGCAAAACTGGGAGTTAGATTGTTCTTATGGCGTGAAAGGTTTAGCTCGTTTTCGGGTCAATGTTTATAAGGAAAGGGGTTGTTATGCGGCTTGTTTAAGGGCATTATCTTCTAAAATTCCTAACTTTGATCAACTAGGACTCCCTGATATTATCAAAGAAATGACCGATCGCCCCAGGGGTTTAATATTGGTAACAGGGCAAACAGGTTCAGGAAAAACCACCACCCTAGCCGCCATGCTAGATTTAATTAATCGTACCCGCGCTGAACATATCTTAACCGTAGAAGATCCCATCGAGTACGTTTTTCCCAACGTTAACAGTCTTTTTCACCAAAGACAAAAAGGGGAAGATACCAAAAGTTTCGCCAACGCCCTAAAAGCTGCATTACGGGAAGATCCTGATATTATCCTAGTAGGTGAGATGCGGGATTTAGAAACCATCTCCCTAGCCATCAGTGCGGCGGAAACAGGACACCTCGTCTTTGGTACTTTACACACTAGCTCGGCAGCGGGTACTATTGACCGTATTATCGATGTATTTCCAGCGGCCGAACAAGGTCAAATTAGGGCCATGTTGTCTAACTCTTTGTTAGCGGTATTTGCCCAGTGTTTAGCGAAAAAACATAATCCTAAACCTGGAGAATTTGGACGGGCTATGGCTCAAGAAATTATGATTGTCACCCCTGCGATCGCCAACTTAATCCGAGAAGCAAAAGCACCTCAAATTTATTCCGCTATCCAAACGGGAGTAAAATTGGGTATGCAAACCATGGAACAAGCCTTGGCAAACTTGGTTAAAACTGGGGTGATTAGCATGGAGGAAGGGTTAGCCAAAAGCAGTAAGCCTGATGAATTACAACGTCTCTTGGCGGGAGCTAACGTCAGTGGTATAAAAACTGTCCGAAAACGCTAATTTTAGAGTAGTTAGGGCGATCTATCGCCCATTATTAAATATTTTAGACTAATATAACCTTAGTTCGGGATTTGTCATTATGGTTAGGTTGCAGGTTACGGGTGTTAGGTTAATGATTACCCAAGGGTAAACAATGGACAATTATTATTTTTTGCCTTTTACCTGTTGCCTATTGCTCTTCATCCATCAAACTTTATCCCGAACTCAGATAAAATAGCATTTGTTAAAAAGCCAAAATAAGCTATAGTAATAACTTAAAGAATAAAATAGCACTGTAAACATCGTAAACATCAACCATAATTATTTTAAAACCGTTGTTTAAAGACAATAAATTAATCTTTTCGCAGTATGGTTAATATGATGTAGATGTTTGACTGGTCAAAGTTAGTTTATCAAAGGAGTTTTATTTCAGAAAAAATCCCAACGACTGTTATGTTTTATCTAATAATTGGTTAAAAGTTTTTTTGTCAAAAAAAATCCTCATGGCTCAATAGTTTTTGACCAAAAAATAACTAATTAAGATATATTTTTCTGGGTGAATATGCTACGCCTGAGATAAAACTTTGACTTTTAGATCGTAGTAAATATTTATTATGATTGAAGAAAACCTTTAAATAAAAGGATTAAGCGATTTTTATTCTTCTGAGTTGTGTTAAATTATTTTTAATTTTTTATCTATTCTTATTAATTGAAAATAGTTTTTTAAACGCTAATTAACTCAGTTAAATTGACTGTAAAAGAACACTATTTAGACATTGACAGGATTATAATAAATGGAATTTTCAATCGCTACAATTCTTTCTCACCTAAGTCAAGATAAACTGGTGGCAGGGAAGATGTTAGAAAAAAAATTGGGTTGTGAAGAACCTGAAGAAATCGAAAAACTGCAAATTGCCCTTGATGTATTGGAAAAGGTGGGAGTAGTAACCAAAGAATTTGGGAAGTATCGTCGAGTATCGGAAGCAGATGTAGTAGAAGCGAAGCTACGTTGTTCGAGTAA includes these proteins:
- a CDS encoding type IV pilus twitching motility protein PilT, producing the protein MDLMIEDLMEQLVEMGGSDMHIQAGAPVYFRISGKLTPIGDEPLSPQECQKLIFSMLNNTQRKTLEQNWELDCSYGVKGLARFRVNVYKERGCYAACLRALSSKIPNFDQLGLPDIIKEMTDRPRGLILVTGQTGSGKTTTLAAMLDLINRTRAEHILTVEDPIEYVFPNVNSLFHQRQKGEDTKSFANALKAALREDPDIILVGEMRDLETISLAISAAETGHLVFGTLHTSSAAGTIDRIIDVFPAAEQGQIRAMLSNSLLAVFAQCLAKKHNPKPGEFGRAMAQEIMIVTPAIANLIREAKAPQIYSAIQTGVKLGMQTMEQALANLVKTGVISMEEGLAKSSKPDELQRLLAGANVSGIKTVRKR